The stretch of DNA AGCAATTCCTGCCGTTGTGCTGTCAACTAAAGCAAGATCTTGTGATCGCGCACCAAGATATCTTCCTACGGCTTGACGTGCTTCTGCTTGTAGCCTGGAATTGTTTTGAGGTAAGTAAAGTCCTGGGTTATTATTGAGATTGTTACGATACTGGGCGATCGCCTCTCTGACTGGCTTAGGATGAGAAGTTATTAATAGACCTGCCAAATGAATAAAGTTTGGGTCTAAATTAAATTGATTGCGTATTTCTTGCCATTGATCTGTATTGGTTGTTTTTGTTTGGCTAACTGTTACAGATTTGTCAGTGCTACCAATTAAGTTGCTTAAAGAAGCAACAGTAGCTCCTAAACCTGCTGAAACGATCAAATCTCTGCGTTTGAAAACCATTCATTCCTGTCCTCCATTAAACAGCTATAGAAATTATTAATGTTTCTATTTGCTTTTAGAGTGGACAAAAATCATGATGCAAAAATGACAATTCTGTTAAATTCTTTAGACCTAAAATTTTCTTCCGAACCAAACAATCTAACTATTCCCTCGTACTAATCTTTTCAAATTTCTAAATTAAGTACATACTGATGATTCGCCACCAAAACTCCAAAACGTAGCATAATAAATTCAAGCAGATTTTTAGCCTTTATTATTTAGTTATTTTAAAGAAATTTTGTTTGGTTAAGCTTCGAAAATTATGCTAACCTTTCCACCTCCTCGTAATACTTCTGAAGCTAAAACTACCTCGGTAATAGCAACTATTTCAGTTCTTTTTTTTCTGTCTGGTTTTACTGCTCTTCTGTATCAAGTAGCTTGGCAGCGAATGTTAGGACTGTTTTCTGGTTCTGATGTTCGTTCGGTAACGATTATTATTGCCTCCTATTTAGCAGGATTAGGTTTAGGTAATCTGATTGGTGGTTGGTACAGCGATCGCGCTACTAATCGTCAATGCGTCAGAATTTACGGTGCGTGTAACCTGGGTATTGCTGCTTTTGCTGTTTTTAGTCGTTTTTTATTTTACGATTGGTTGTTTCTGAGATGGCGATATTTGGCAGACTCATCCGTCTTAATGCTGATCATAGTTTTTTGCAGTTTGCTGATTCCTACCAGTTTGATGGGTTTATCTTTACCCCTATTATCAAAAGCAGTTAGCCGTCATGCGAAAGATTCTGCCTCCCGAATTGGTTTACTTTATGGTGTTAATACTCTAGGTTCGGGAATAGGAACATTTCTTTCTGGGTGGTATATTGTTGGCACAATTGGCTATGAAAAAACAGTTTATTTTGGTGCAGCAATTAGTGCTTTAGTTGGCGCGATCGCATTAATTTGTGCTGAACGATTTACCAATCAAAATTACTCTAGAGAAACCCAAGATACCAACTTGTTTAAAGATCAATCAAGCTTTTTTAAACAGTGGTGTTGGTTAGTTTTTCTGTCAGGCTTTAGTGCAATTTCTTTAGAAATCATTTGGTTTAGAGTTTTAGATATTGCTTTACAGTCCAATGCTTACACTTACGCTCATTTATTAACTTTTATTTTAGTTAGCAATGCTTGTGGTAGTTTGATCGGAGCTAAAGCGATTAGATTTATTAAACAACCGAAAAAAGTTTTTCTCTTAATTCAAGGAATGGTTGCTGCTTATGCTGCCATTTCGATTTGGGCAATTGGGTCTTATTGGCAAGATTATCCAGCTTTACGGGCTGATATTGGTTATATTAATCTTTCTAATCTCAGTTTTGCCGTATTTTTCAAATATTTAATCGTTCCCATCGTCATGATGGTTTTACCTAATTTACTCTTAGGATTTTACTTTCCTTTAGTACAAAAAGCTGTTCAGGTTCATGACGATCGCATTGGCAGAAGAGTCGGATTAATCTTAATTGCTAATATTTTAGGCAATACAACAGGTAGTTTGTTGACAGGTTTAGTTTTACTGCAATATTTAGGCACAGCCAATTCTTTGCGATTATTGGTTTTACTAGGATTAGGATTTATAATTGCGATTCGTCCCAATTGGAAAAAGGCTCGGTTTACAACCACCCTAGCAGTTATTTTAGTTGCTACTATGATATTTTTTCCCAATAATCATCGTCTTTGGGCAGCCTTACATGGAGTTAAACCAAAAACTTATTTTATAGTGGCGGAAGACTCAACTGGAGTAGCTGCCATTGCCGAAGAAAACAATCAAGGTAAATTATTTGCTTCTGGACAAGTTCAGGCAAATTTTCCCTATCTCCATCTTCATGCCTTGTTAGGTACTGTGCCTGCTTTACTTCATCCCCATCCTAACCAAATTATGATTATCGGTTTGGGTTCAGGAGGCACTCCTCATACACTAGGAGCTAATCCCCTAACCAAACAAGTACAGGTAGTAGAATTAATGGGAGCAGAATTACCAGTATTGCAAAAGTATGCTCAAACTCCGATTGGAAAACCACTAAAAGCTCTATTTCAAGACCCCCGTTACCAATTTGTAGTAGGTGATGGACGCAGAGAATTAACCATAGCTGACCGCAAATTTGACATCATAGAAGCCGACGCAATTCAACCTTGGCGATCGCGTGCAGGAATGTTGTATTCTCAAGAATTTTTTCAAGAAGTGCGATCGCATTTAGCTCCTGCTGGGATGTTTGTGGAATGGGATGTGGGCAAAGCAGCAGAACAAACCTTTCGCAATGTTTTTCCCTATGTTACGAGAGTAAAATTGTCACAAGATTTATCAGTTTTGTTTGGTAGTGAACAGCCTGTCATTTTTGATAAAAATAGTTTGTTGGTTAAGCTCAACAATCCAGAAGTAATAAGTTTCTTACAAAAAGCCGAAGTCAATTTTGAAGCTTTACGCCGAGATATCCAAGCTGCTTCTGTACAAATGTACTCCCATACTCAAGATGGTCAACCCCAAGCAGTTAACACCGATTTATTTCCTCGGGCAGAATACTATCTCAACCACTCTTTAAGCAATTAAAAATAACTTAGACTTTGGTACAGAAGCATGACTTTTTGTACAGGCGAATGGCCATTCGCCCCTACTTTTGACTTTTGGCTTCTAATTTTTATGATTCTTGCCAATATTTATAAGTTGCATAAGCAAGGGTAACAACACCAGTGATAATAGCTGCCTCATCAACTTCAAATAAAGGATGATGAAGAGGATAATTAGGGCGATCGCAGTATCCTACCCCAAGACGAAACATCGAACCAGGAGCGTGGTCTAGATAAACAGAAAAATCTTCAGAACCCAAAGAAGGCTCAGTAATAATCTTAACGCGATCGCTGCCCCAAGCCTCCCTGCTAGCTGCTTCCAAAATTTGAGTCAAACTCAAATCATTTTGAACCGAAGGAACTCCTCGACGATAATTAACTTCATATTTAGCTCCATAAGTCTGACAAACCTGAGCCGTAATATTTTCAATCCACTGGGGTAAGTTGGCATGACTCTCAGGATAAAGTGAGCGTACTGTACCAAGCATCCTCACGCGATCGGCAATAACATTAGAAGCTCTTCCGCCTTCAATCTTCCCAATCGTTAAAACAATTGGATGGAGAGGATTTTGTGTCCGACTAATTGCCTGTTGTAAATTGGTAATTACCTGAGCAGCAATCCAAATGGCATCGATCGCTTCATGAGGACGCGCACCATGTCCTGATTCTCCTTGAATAATAATTTCTAAATCATCGGCAGCAGCAGTTAAAGCACCGTAACGAATACCAACGTGACGAGCAGGAATTGAAGGAAAAACATGAACACCAAAAATTGCTTCCACTCCTTCCATTGCGCCATCTTGAACCATCCATCTAGCTCCTTGAGCTATTTCTTCGGCTGATTGAAACAAAAAGCGAGTAGTTCCAGGAAGATTTTCCGACAATTGAGCTAAAATCATTGCTGTTCCCAAGCCCAAGGTAGTATGAACATCATGACCACAAGCGTGCATAACTCCAACTCTTCGAGAAGCATAGTCTAACTGAGTACGCTCTTGGATGGGCAAAGCATCCAGATCAGTCCGAATTGCCAAGATTCGCTTGTCTGTGCCTGTTCCTGGTAACTCTCCTAATACACCTGTTTTACCGACTGCTTCGCGGACGTGAAGTCCAGAGGATGACAACACACCTGCTACGTAAGCAGCAGTTTGATATTCTTCTCCACTCAATTCAGGATGAGCATGAAAATGACGACGAATTTCAATTAATCTTGGAGCAAGGGTTGCGGCTAAGTCTTTGATTTCAGCAAGCATCTATAA from Stanieria cyanosphaera PCC 7437 encodes:
- a CDS encoding fused MFS/spermidine synthase; this translates as MLTFPPPRNTSEAKTTSVIATISVLFFLSGFTALLYQVAWQRMLGLFSGSDVRSVTIIIASYLAGLGLGNLIGGWYSDRATNRQCVRIYGACNLGIAAFAVFSRFLFYDWLFLRWRYLADSSVLMLIIVFCSLLIPTSLMGLSLPLLSKAVSRHAKDSASRIGLLYGVNTLGSGIGTFLSGWYIVGTIGYEKTVYFGAAISALVGAIALICAERFTNQNYSRETQDTNLFKDQSSFFKQWCWLVFLSGFSAISLEIIWFRVLDIALQSNAYTYAHLLTFILVSNACGSLIGAKAIRFIKQPKKVFLLIQGMVAAYAAISIWAIGSYWQDYPALRADIGYINLSNLSFAVFFKYLIVPIVMMVLPNLLLGFYFPLVQKAVQVHDDRIGRRVGLILIANILGNTTGSLLTGLVLLQYLGTANSLRLLVLLGLGFIIAIRPNWKKARFTTTLAVILVATMIFFPNNHRLWAALHGVKPKTYFIVAEDSTGVAAIAEENNQGKLFASGQVQANFPYLHLHALLGTVPALLHPHPNQIMIIGLGSGGTPHTLGANPLTKQVQVVELMGAELPVLQKYAQTPIGKPLKALFQDPRYQFVVGDGRRELTIADRKFDIIEADAIQPWRSRAGMLYSQEFFQEVRSHLAPAGMFVEWDVGKAAEQTFRNVFPYVTRVKLSQDLSVLFGSEQPVIFDKNSLLVKLNNPEVISFLQKAEVNFEALRRDIQAASVQMYSHTQDGQPQAVNTDLFPRAEYYLNHSLSN
- a CDS encoding M20 family metallopeptidase, with protein sequence MLAEIKDLAATLAPRLIEIRRHFHAHPELSGEEYQTAAYVAGVLSSSGLHVREAVGKTGVLGELPGTGTDKRILAIRTDLDALPIQERTQLDYASRRVGVMHACGHDVHTTLGLGTAMILAQLSENLPGTTRFLFQSAEEIAQGARWMVQDGAMEGVEAIFGVHVFPSIPARHVGIRYGALTAAADDLEIIIQGESGHGARPHEAIDAIWIAAQVITNLQQAISRTQNPLHPIVLTIGKIEGGRASNVIADRVRMLGTVRSLYPESHANLPQWIENITAQVCQTYGAKYEVNYRRGVPSVQNDLSLTQILEAASREAWGSDRVKIITEPSLGSEDFSVYLDHAPGSMFRLGVGYCDRPNYPLHHPLFEVDEAAIITGVVTLAYATYKYWQES